GCAGTGAGCGACTGGCCGCTGCTCAATGCCATGCTCAACGTCGCCAGCGGCGCGACCTGGGTCAGCCTGCATCACGGGGGCGGCGTGGGGATGGGCTACAGCCAGCACAGCGGCGTGGTGATCGTCTGCGACGGCAGCGAGGATGCGGACCGGCGCCTCGCGCGCGTGCTCTGGAACGATCCCGGCACCGGTGTCATGCGCCATGCGGACGCCGGCTACGACATCGCCAGGCAGTGCGCGCGGGAGCAGGGTCTCAAGCTGCCGATGGCCTGAGCCGCGCGTGCAACCATGCGGCCGGCGGATTCACCGCGCGGCGCGCACCCGGCCGCCATAATCGGCGGCAGACACTTCCATGCAGGAATCTTCGATGGGCAACGGACAGGGCACCACCGGCAACGTGATTGCCGCGATCTGCAGTCTCTTCATTCCCGGCCTCGGCCAGCTGGTGCAGGGGCGGGTGGTCTCGGCGATCCTCTGGTTCACGGCGGGCTGCATCGCCGGCGCGGTGACCTGGCTGCTGACCCTGACCCTGCTGCCGTTCGGCTGGTTCGTGGTGAGCCTGTTCTCCTGCATCAGCGCGGCCATGTACCGCGCACCGGTGACGCGCTGACCGCGATGAGCGCCGGCCGCCGGTCGCGTGCCCGGCGGAAGACCGCTCACGCCCGGATTCAGCGCACCGCCGCGGCCGCCGGGTCGTCGAACAGCCGACCGTAGTCCGCCAGCGCACCGCGCATGCCGGCGACCGGCGCCGGATCCGCCGGCGCAGCCCGAAGCGCCTGCGAGCCCGCCATCAGCCGCGCGAGGATCCCGTGCAGCGCGACGTCGGGTTCCGGGTCGAGCTCGCAGTTGCCGAACATGTACTCGATCGCGGCATCGACATCGCCCGCCACTGTCAGCACGTTGCCTTCGCCGAGGTGGCCCATCTCGAGGTGGGCGAGTGTCGCCACCGCCTTGCGGACCTGGCCCATGCCTTCGACCAGAGGGGCGTCCGGCGTCCATCGCACGTGACCGGCCGGAATGGCCGCGGCCGGCGTGTCCGCGGCATGGTGTGCATGCGCCGCGGGAGTCGTCCCGGCCTGTCGGGCATGCGCGGCGTGCGCGCCATGGTCGTGCTGGGCGTGGGCCAGGCCCGGGACGATCGCCAGTGACAGGGCCAGCAGGATGGGAAGGGGCTGCATGGAGGACTCCTGGTTGCTTTGCGTGTCGCTCCATCTTCGGCCATCGCCTCGGGGCGGGCCATGACAAGGGTCAAGCAGGGGGGCACGCGTGTCCTGGCCGCTTGGGAGGCCGACGACGCGGCCTATTCATAAATGTCCAGGCGTGCTATAATTGCTCCGTAAGTTGCTGTAATCATTAGATTTATGGAGGATCAAAATTACCAGTCACCTGAAAAACACCATCCTGTCGCTGTTCCCCGCCCAGACCTCGCGCGTCACCGCGCCGCGCCGCCGGACCGCTCCGGCCACGAGCATCACCCGCATCCAGGCCGGCTTTCCGCATGCCGCCCTGGTGGTCGCCAACGCTGCCCATGCCGGCGGTCAGCGCCGCAGCGTCCGCCAGTTCCCGACCTACACGCGCGGCAGCTACCTCTCCCATACGCGCCACGACGTGCGCCGGCGCCAGCCAATCTTCCGCATCGGCTAGCGGCCGTGGCGCATGGCCTGCGCGGCGCGATGTAAAAACCCTTTGACATCGCGTCCGGGCCGGATGTACGTTTTGTTTTACATCCACTGCCTGGAGCCCCCGATGATCGCCCGTCGTTTCGCATTGCCGATGCTGCTCGCCGCGGCGGGCCTGGGTCTCTGGCTGCTGCTCGCAGGCGTGGAATCGCTGTTCGGACTCGATACCGGCGCCGTCGGCTTCGCCGTGCTGGTGCTGGCGGCGTGGAGCGCGCTCTACGGTGTCTGGCAGCTGTCACTCACCGAAAGCGAGCTGCAGGTGTCACCCGCCGAATGGAAGGCCTGGATCGGAACGGCGTTCATGGCGGTGGCGGTGCTGTACTTCGTCGCCCGCATGCACGTGTTCCAGACCCCGAGCCTCGCCGACAGCCCGGAAGCCCGGCAGGTGGGCCGCAACCTCGTGCTGCTGCTCGTGGCATGGACGGTGCTGTCGTCCACCATCGGCAGGCGCTGGAAGGACCGCGTGCAGGAGGACGAGCGCGACCGCGAGATCGAACGCGAAGCCGCGGGCTGGGCGCGCAGCGCGGTCAGCGCGATGATCGTGTTCCTCGCAATCCTGCTGGGCCTGTCGCCGGCGGACCGCCTGCAGTGGGCCACCCTCCCGATGATCGCCAACCTGCTGGTGCTGGTGCTCATGCTCGGCTGCCTCGTCGACAACGGCGCCAGCGCGGTGCGCCACTGGCTGGACCGGCGCTGAGCCGCGTGGCGCGCACCGCGGTCACCAACCACATCCGCCGCCTGCGCCAGGAGCGCACCGGCATGACCCAGGAGGCACTCGCGCAGGCCTGCAGGGTCACCCGGCAGACCATCATCGCGCTCGAGGCCGGCCGCTATGCCCCCTCGCTGGAACTGGCCTTCCGCATCGCGCATGCGCTGGGCACGCCGCTGGACGAGGTATTCGAGTGGGACGCCACGCCACCGGGATGAGCCGGGGCCAGGACCTTTCGGCATTGTCGCGGCTCCGGAGGCCGGCGTAGTCTGGCCTGATCGTTCCGCGATCGGCCCGCCCGCGCGCGGGATCCCCCCGCACCGCGAGCCACGCCACCGATGAACCCGTCGCACACCGCATCAAGCCGCCCGTCGCGCAGCCTGTTCCGCACCAAGTCCATCGAGCAGACCATCGCCGACGCCGCCGAACCGGGGCGCCAGCTCAAGCGCACGCTCAGCGCCTGGGACCTGATGATCCTCGGCGTGGCGGTGGCGGTCGGGGCCGGCATCTTCTCGGTGGGCGCGCGTGCGGCGGGCAGCTTCGCCGGTCCTGCCGTCACCATGTCCTTCCTGCTCGCCGCGCTGGCCTGCGCGCTCGCGATCATGTGCTACGCCGAGTTCGCCTCCAGCATCCCGGTCGCCGGCAGCGCCTATACCTATACCTACGCCACGCTGGGCGAGTTCATCGCCTGGATCATCGGCTGGGACCTGATCCTCGAGCTGCTCACCGCGGGTGCGGTGATCGCGAAGTACTGGGGCATCTACCTCGCGATGGTGTTCGAGCTGTTCGACGTGCACATCCCGACGACGATCGCGGTGCTCGGCATCAGCGTCGACTGGGGGCCGATCCTGATCGTCGGCGTGTTCACCTGCCTGCTGATCCTGGGCACCAAAATGTCGGCGCGGGTCAACAACGTGTTCACCCTGATCAAGGTGGGCATCGTGGTGTTCGTGATCGTGGTCGGGCTGACCTATTTCGATGCCGCCAACCTCACGCCGTTCGTACCACCGCCGGAGCCCGCCGTCGGCGGCGACGCCGAGGCCTGGTCGCAGTCGCTGCTGTCCTGGATGACAGGCGCCGAGCCGGCGCGCTACGGCGTGGCCGGGGTGCTGTCGGGCGCGGCGCTGGTCTTCTTCGCCTTCATCGGCTTCGACGTGGTCGCGACCTCGGCCGAAGAGGTCAAGGATCCCCAGCGCACGCTGCCGCTGGGCATCTTCGGCGGCCTGGCGCTGGTGACCCTGCTGTATCTCGGCGTGGCGGTGGCACTGACCGGCATGGTGCCGTACACGGTGCTGGCGGCGGCGGACAACCCGTCGCTGGCCACGGCCTTCGTCGCGGTTGGCGCGGACTGGGCCGCCCAGGTGATCTCGGTGGGGATCCTCGCCGGTCTGACCACGGTGATCATGGTGCTGCTGATGGGCCTGTCGCGGGTACTGCTGGCGATCAGCCGCGATGGGCTGCTGCCGCGCTGGCTCAGCGTCACGTCGGAGACCCGCAAGACCCCCGTGCGCCTGCAGCTGGTCAGCGGCGCCGCGGTGGCGCTCCTGGCCGGCTTCACCCAGGTCGAAATCCTGGAGGAGATGATCAACATCGGCACGCTGTCGGCCTTCGTGCTGGTGAGCCTCGCGGTGGTGGTGCTGCGGCGCACGCGGCCGGACCTGCCGCGGGCGTTCCGGGTGCCGTGGTCGCCGCTGCTGCCGATCGTCTCGGCGGTGCTGTGCTTCTACCTGATGCTCAACCTGACCACGCTCACCTGGGTGCGTTTCGCGGTCTGGCTGGCCATCGGCGCGGCGATCTATTTCGCCTACGGCCGGCGTCACGCGCGCGTCGGGCTGGCCACGGGCGAACGGACATGAGCGCGGTCGCGATCCTCACGCCGGACCCGGCCACGGGCGATCACGCCGAGGTCTGGCCGCCGGTGCTCGCGCGCCTGCAGTCGGCGCTGGCGGCGCAGGGCATCCGCGCCGTCCCGACGCCATGGAGCGCGCACGTCGACGACGCCTCCGCGCTGCAGGGCTACGCGCAGGTGCTGCCACTCCTGGTCTGGAACTACCACGTCGACCACGCACGCTGGCTGCGCGCCTGCCGCACCTGGGCGCAGGCGGGCCTGCCGATGGCGAACCCGCCGTCGGTGCTGGCCTGGAACTCGGACAAGCGCTATCTGGACCGGCTGGCCGCGGCCGGTGTCGCGATCCCGCACACGGCGTGGACCCGCCGCTTGACACGGACCTTGCTGGAACAGGTGTTCGATGCGACCGGCGCGGACGAACTCATCGCCAAGCCCGCTGTTTCAGGAGGTGCCTGGAAGACCTGGCGCGTCGGTCGCGACGGCATCGACGCGGTGCTGGCACAGGCGGGAAGCGACGCGGATGACGATGCCGGTCGTGCCGGGGTTGCGGAAATCCTGCTGCAGCCGTTCCTGCCGACGATCCTGCAGCAGGGCGAGACCTCGCTGCTGTATTTCGGTGGCCGGCTGTCGCACGCGGTGAACAAGCGCCCGACGCCCGGCGATTTCCGCGTGCAGGAGACCTTCGGTGGCCACTACACCGCACTCGCGCAGCCGCCAGCCGGCGCGCTCGCGCTGGCGGAGCAGGTCCTGGCCGCGATCGACGAGCCGCTGCTGTACGCGCGCATCGACATGGTTCCGGATGCGGACGGGCGCTGGCTGCTGATGGAGGCGGAGCTGATCGAGCCTGATTTCTATCTCGGCGTCGATCCGGGGCGTGGCGCGCTGTTCGCGCAGGCGCTGCGCGACAGGCTGGAGGCCTTGCCGGCGCCGCGCGCCGCAGCGGGCGCCGTGGGAGCCTTGGGAGCGGCCTCCGCGCCCTAGAGCGCAGCCACGCGGAAGCGGCGGCCCTTGATCCTGCCCTCGCGCAGGCGGGTGAGCGCCTGCGGCGCCTGGGCGCGGGCGATGGCGACGTAGGACCGCGTGGCCTGCACGTCGATCTTGCCGATGGCCTTGGCCGACAGGCCCGCGTCGCCGGTCA
The sequence above is a segment of the Luteimonas sp. MC1750 genome. Coding sequences within it:
- a CDS encoding amino acid permease — its product is MNPSHTASSRPSRSLFRTKSIEQTIADAAEPGRQLKRTLSAWDLMILGVAVAVGAGIFSVGARAAGSFAGPAVTMSFLLAALACALAIMCYAEFASSIPVAGSAYTYTYATLGEFIAWIIGWDLILELLTAGAVIAKYWGIYLAMVFELFDVHIPTTIAVLGISVDWGPILIVGVFTCLLILGTKMSARVNNVFTLIKVGIVVFVIVVGLTYFDAANLTPFVPPPEPAVGGDAEAWSQSLLSWMTGAEPARYGVAGVLSGAALVFFAFIGFDVVATSAEEVKDPQRTLPLGIFGGLALVTLLYLGVAVALTGMVPYTVLAAADNPSLATAFVAVGADWAAQVISVGILAGLTTVIMVLLMGLSRVLLAISRDGLLPRWLSVTSETRKTPVRLQLVSGAAVALLAGFTQVEILEEMINIGTLSAFVLVSLAVVVLRRTRPDLPRAFRVPWSPLLPIVSAVLCFYLMLNLTTLTWVRFAVWLAIGAAIYFAYGRRHARVGLATGERT
- a CDS encoding DnrO protein — translated: MQPLPILLALSLAIVPGLAHAQHDHGAHAAHARQAGTTPAAHAHHAADTPAAAIPAGHVRWTPDAPLVEGMGQVRKAVATLAHLEMGHLGEGNVLTVAGDVDAAIEYMFGNCELDPEPDVALHGILARLMAGSQALRAAPADPAPVAGMRGALADYGRLFDDPAAAAVR
- a CDS encoding helix-turn-helix transcriptional regulator yields the protein MARTAVTNHIRRLRQERTGMTQEALAQACRVTRQTIIALEAGRYAPSLELAFRIAHALGTPLDEVFEWDATPPG